A genomic stretch from Actinomycetota bacterium includes:
- the ybeY gene encoding rRNA maturation RNase YbeY, with amino-acid sequence MRVLINRKTRSSIDEARLRRACLRALREEGARQDAMVSVTALSEREMRELNRRYLGRDGATDVLAFPMLELGGDGFLLGDVIICPAYVRRHRARYATEEGRELEMVTVHGILHLLGYEDDDAEGAEAMDRRVREILRLGER; translated from the coding sequence ATGCGGGTGCTGATAAACCGGAAGACGCGCTCTTCCATCGATGAAGCGAGGCTGCGGCGCGCCTGCCTGAGGGCGCTGCGGGAAGAGGGAGCGAGGCAGGACGCAATGGTGTCGGTGACGGCGCTGAGCGAGAGGGAGATGCGGGAGTTGAACCGACGTTACCTGGGCAGGGACGGTGCGACCGACGTCCTCGCCTTCCCCATGCTGGAGCTGGGCGGCGACGGATTCCTGTTGGGGGATGTCATCATCTGCCCGGCATACGTGCGCCGGCACCGCGCGCGGTATGCGACCGAGGAGGGGAGGGAGCTGGAGATGGTGACGGTGCACGGCATCCTCCACCTCCTGGGATACGAAGACGACGACGCGGAGGGCGCGGAGGCCATGGACCGCAGGGTGCGGGAGATACTGCGCCTGGGGGAAAGGTAA
- a CDS encoding HlyC/CorC family transporter yields MMHTGVPLSAAVISGGELAWRLSSLVALLVVAAFLAMAEISLVSVNRLRVRVLGEEGDKRAQRLEKLLAQPHRFLSTILMLTLLVQVGASSIAAGLALELGLPVATAVATGVMTFLIFIFSEMAPKTYATTHPEAVALAVAPAIRTLSIVFYPLVRVLILLSNGVIRALGGETTGEGPFVTEKDIKAMVTAAQEQDMIEEQEEKLIHSIFEFGDTLVREVMIPRTDMVMLEEGASMEEALEVILGSGYSRIPVYRGDFDHIVGVLYAKDLLPYLKRGESDARIRDLLREAYFVPETKRVSELLNELRSLTIHMAIVLDEYGGTSGLVTIEDVLEEIVGEIFDEYDRAVELYERLGDGKYSIDARISIDDLNDLLGTKLPAHEWDTLGGLMYNLMGKIPKQGESVDFEGLRLTAQKVVGRRIYKVLLEVLATGEDEGEG; encoded by the coding sequence ATGATGCATACTGGCGTGCCGCTTTCCGCGGCTGTCATAAGCGGCGGGGAACTTGCCTGGAGGCTCTCTTCCCTTGTCGCCCTCCTGGTGGTGGCCGCCTTCCTGGCCATGGCCGAGATATCGCTGGTGAGCGTGAACCGCCTGCGCGTGCGCGTCCTCGGCGAGGAGGGCGACAAAAGAGCCCAGAGGCTGGAGAAGCTCTTGGCCCAGCCTCACCGCTTCCTTTCCACCATCCTCATGCTCACGCTTCTCGTGCAGGTCGGCGCGTCGTCCATTGCGGCGGGCCTGGCCCTCGAGCTGGGACTCCCCGTGGCCACGGCGGTCGCCACGGGGGTGATGACCTTCCTCATCTTCATCTTCTCGGAGATGGCGCCCAAGACCTACGCCACCACGCATCCCGAGGCCGTGGCCCTCGCCGTGGCTCCCGCCATAAGGACGCTTTCCATCGTCTTCTATCCCCTCGTACGCGTCCTCATCCTCCTCTCCAACGGCGTCATACGCGCCCTGGGGGGGGAGACCACGGGGGAGGGGCCCTTCGTAACGGAAAAGGACATCAAGGCCATGGTGACCGCGGCGCAGGAACAGGACATGATAGAGGAACAGGAGGAAAAGCTCATACATTCCATATTCGAGTTCGGCGATACCCTGGTCAGGGAGGTCATGATCCCGCGCACGGACATGGTCATGCTGGAAGAGGGCGCCAGCATGGAGGAGGCGCTCGAGGTCATCTTGGGATCGGGTTATTCGCGCATCCCCGTGTACCGCGGCGATTTCGACCACATCGTCGGCGTGCTCTACGCCAAGGACCTGCTTCCCTACCTCAAGCGGGGGGAGAGCGACGCCCGCATCAGGGACCTGCTTAGGGAGGCCTACTTCGTGCCCGAGACGAAGAGGGTGAGCGAGCTCCTCAACGAACTGCGCAGCCTCACCATCCACATGGCCATCGTCCTGGACGAGTACGGCGGCACATCGGGCCTGGTGACCATCGAGGACGTGCTGGAGGAGATAGTGGGGGAGATTTTCGACGAGTACGACCGAGCCGTCGAGCTCTACGAGAGGCTAGGGGACGGCAAGTATTCCATCGACGCGCGCATCTCCATCGACGACCTCAACGATCTCTTGGGCACCAAGCTGCCCGCCCACGAGTGGGATACCCTGGGGGGCCTCATGTACAACCTCATGGGAAAGATCCCAAAGCAGGGGGAGAGCGTGGACTTCGAAGGCCTGCGCCTCACGGCGCAGAAGGTGGTGGGGAGGCGCATATACAAGGTCCTCCTGGAGGTCCTGGCGACGGGGGAAGATGAAGGGGAAGGATGA
- the pgeF gene encoding peptidoglycan editing factor PgeF, translating into MKGKDETACDARGGWTEAGRLLGEGIRLLFTDRSGGVSRPPYDTLNLSRRSGDDPRAVEANRRSVASVLGLEPRRLVFMRQVHGLRVRRVRRGGGGKPRTVPGCDGLYTTEEGLALAVLTADCVPLAVAFPAVPLVAVLHAGWRGTLGDIAGSFLARLREELGLSPLDARVVMGPAIGPCCYLVEEGRARLFVEKYGEESGVVREDGGFRVDLPRANRLNLARAGVSEENVHLAGGCTACEARYFSFRRDGETGRQGAFILLERKESRPTGVPAR; encoded by the coding sequence ATGAAGGGGAAGGATGAGACCGCGTGCGACGCACGCGGGGGCTGGACGGAAGCCGGGCGACTCCTGGGCGAGGGCATCAGGCTGCTTTTCACCGACCGCAGCGGCGGCGTGAGCCGCCCTCCTTACGACACGCTAAACCTCTCACGTCGCAGCGGCGATGACCCGCGCGCCGTGGAGGCCAACCGCAGGTCGGTGGCCTCGGTGCTGGGACTAGAGCCGAGGAGGCTGGTCTTCATGCGCCAGGTGCACGGCCTGCGGGTGCGCAGGGTGAGGCGTGGGGGCGGCGGGAAGCCGCGCACCGTGCCCGGCTGCGACGGACTTTACACCACGGAGGAAGGGCTGGCGCTCGCCGTTCTAACGGCGGACTGCGTGCCCCTGGCGGTCGCATTTCCCGCCGTACCCCTGGTGGCCGTCCTCCATGCCGGCTGGCGGGGCACCCTCGGAGATATAGCGGGTTCCTTCCTGGCGCGGCTGCGCGAGGAGCTCGGGCTGTCCCCGCTGGACGCGAGGGTGGTCATGGGGCCCGCCATCGGGCCCTGCTGCTACCTGGTGGAGGAAGGCAGGGCGCGTCTGTTCGTCGAAAAATACGGAGAGGAGAGCGGCGTGGTGAGGGAAGACGGCGGCTTTCGCGTCGATCTTCCGCGCGCCAACCGCCTGAACCTGGCGCGGGCCGGCGTAAGTGAAGAGAACGTACACCTGGCGGGAGGGTGCACCGCCTGCGAAGCGAGGTACTTCTCCTTCCGCAGGGACGGAGAGACCGGCCGCCAGGGTGCCTTCATCCTATTGGAAAGGAAGGAGAGTCGACCGACGGGGGTGCCCGCGCGATGA
- a CDS encoding acylphosphatase, whose protein sequence is MKARARVTLSGRVQGVYYRSYARDEARRLGLKGWVRNNPDGRVELVCEGEEDAVLAMIDWCWKGSPSSRVSDVEVAWEEYRGEFDDFRVTYGF, encoded by the coding sequence ATGAAGGCAAGAGCGCGCGTGACTTTGAGCGGAAGGGTACAGGGTGTATACTACCGTTCCTACGCTCGGGACGAGGCAAGGCGGTTGGGCCTCAAGGGGTGGGTGCGCAATAACCCAGACGGCCGCGTGGAACTGGTCTGCGAGGGGGAGGAGGACGCCGTTCTGGCCATGATCGACTGGTGCTGGAAGGGTTCCCCGTCTTCCCGCGTGAGCGACGTGGAGGTGGCCTGGGAGGAATACCGGGGTGAGTTCGACGACTTCCGCGTGACCTACGGTTTTTAG
- a CDS encoding MgtC/SapB family protein: MSEAEILLRLVIAALCGGLIGMERERGDRPAGFRTYILVSLGAALFTILSLVAFPRSDTARVAAQIVVGMGFLGAGVIVVYGGTHVVGITTAATMWATAAVGMASGAGYLVTAAYCTGIILVVLVALPWIESSIIARFQKRRLYFTVQAAHREGLVEEVQDTLAAYRIPFLLLRFQDCAEGEGLCSLLLRANVSGKVDLMELMEKLRGIPGVTSVAFEE; the protein is encoded by the coding sequence ATGAGCGAGGCGGAAATACTCCTAAGGCTGGTCATCGCCGCCCTGTGTGGAGGGCTCATCGGCATGGAACGCGAAAGGGGCGACAGGCCGGCGGGCTTCCGCACCTATATCCTGGTGTCGCTGGGGGCCGCGCTCTTCACCATCCTCTCCCTCGTCGCCTTCCCGCGATCGGATACCGCACGCGTGGCCGCCCAGATAGTGGTGGGAATGGGTTTCCTGGGAGCGGGGGTCATCGTGGTCTACGGGGGGACCCACGTGGTGGGCATAACCACGGCCGCCACCATGTGGGCCACTGCGGCGGTGGGCATGGCGTCCGGGGCGGGATACCTGGTCACGGCGGCGTACTGCACCGGGATAATACTCGTCGTCCTGGTCGCGTTGCCCTGGATCGAGAGCAGCATCATAGCCCGCTTTCAGAAGCGCAGGCTCTATTTCACCGTACAGGCGGCACACCGCGAGGGCCTGGTGGAGGAGGTGCAGGACACGCTCGCCGCCTACCGCATCCCCTTTCTCCTCCTGCGCTTTCAGGATTGCGCCGAGGGTGAGGGTTTGTGCTCGCTGCTGCTGCGGGCGAACGTGTCAGGGAAGGTGGACCTCATGGAACTGATGGAGAAACTGCGGGGCATCCCCGGGGTAACCTCGGTGGCTTTCGAGGAGTAA